A segment of the Agromyces sp. H17E-10 genome:
GGACGTGGGTGCGCGTGATTCGCCGGCAATCGACCGCGTCGGCCGTTCGAACGCGAGCAGCGCTCCTCCGCCCGGCGCCGGCTCAGGTTGAGGCTGCGCCTCGTATCGGCGCAGGAGCGAGACGTATCCGTACTTCTCGCTGTACGTCAGCGCATAAGGCGACCCGAACGGTTCGATCGTGTGGTCGGTGCTTCCGGCGGGCACGGTGTCGTACACGTAGCCGTTCGCGAGGGCAGCCTCGACGCTTTCGTCGCCCAGGTCGCGCTCGCTGAGGCGATAGATCGCGGAGATCGGGCCTTCCTCATCGATGAGTTCGAGGAACTCCTCGGCATCCTCACCCTGCAGGAAGGCGATGCTGATCCACCGCGTCGACGCCTCATCGCGTTCGAAGACATGCATGAACAGCTCCAATCTGGATGCTTCGCATGAAAGGTGTGCAAGGCGTGTCCACACGCTAGGAACTTGAGACGATACTGGAGAACCATGGTGTCCGGCGTGTGAGTGAACGGAGAACGCTTGTTCGAGATCGTGGATTCCGAGAACTACACGATGTATCGCTCCGAGCGTGCATCGACATTACGTGAGGCGGTCATTGACGCCGTAAATGACCGCAGGTCGCTGGCGGGGGCTGCGCTGGTGAATGCAGACCTTTCCGGGCTGGATCTGTCGGGGGTCGATCTTGCAGGCGCAATGTTCTGGGGGAGCGACCTATCTCGAACAGCCTTGTCTCGAGCGAATCTTTCGGGCACTTTCATGACCAAGCTTGTGCTCGACAACATGACGCGCGATCAGATCGAGCAGGCTGAGGCGGCTCTTCGAACAAGATTGCCGAGTGTGTTGTCCCCGACCGATCTCTCGCATGCCCGATTGGACGGGGCCAACCTGAACGGTGCCCACATCGAAGGCGTGAACCTGTCAGGCGCGACGATATCGGGCGTAGATATTCGCCTGGGTAGGCCGGTCGCCAATTTGTATGGCATCGATTTCTCTGGTTGTGACCTTTCGGGCATGGATTTCCGTGGCGCAAACATGGGCGAGGCGAGATTCGTTGGCGCCAACCTCGCGGGTGCGAACCTTCACGACGTCTTTCTTGCAGGCGCGAACTTCTCGGACGCAGTCCTCATAGACGCAGACTTGAGCTACGCGTACTTTGCTCGGGCGAACGAACTTGGTGAGGACCTTCAGCCTGCCACCTTCAATGGGGCAAATCTGAGCGGCGCGAATCTGAGTGGTGCGAAGCTCGCTGGCGCGACCTTTAGGAATGCGAATCTCGCAGGGGCGAATTTCTCCGATGCCGATCTGGCTGGGGCGGACACCCACATGACGAAAGGGCTGCCACGATTGGGTTGATCCGCCCTTGGAAGGCGTGACTTCCTTCGGTGACGCGCACGCGGAGGCGTGGGTGGATGCGCTCGGCGCCGATTGCGTTACTCGCCAGACATCGGTTAGGGCTTCTTGAAGAGGTTGGCTCTGTTCGAAGGCCCGAACATAACCGCAGCCTCCTCGACCATCGCCGCGAGCTCTTCCTCAGAAAGCATAAGTGTGGAGAGATTGCGAAGGCCAGGTATGTGCTGGCTGCCCACAGGGGAAGCGGCTTGGAGCCGTTCTGAATGAACTCTCTCCATGGTCGCGGCCAGCTTCGCCGGAGTTGTCCTTGAGGTAAATTGCTCGCATCGCTCAAGCTGACGACTAACCAATCCATGCGCCGCGTCTACTGCATCTGCACCGACGAAATCGTGGGGAGCTTGAACTCGACCGTCTCTGAAATCCACGTAGGTCGCGTCCAGCCGGCGGAGATGAAAGTCTTTGCGGCTGGGAGGCTCGTCGACGTCGAACGGATCGAGCGACCAATCGATGAACAGGGTATTCCCGAGCTTCTCCTCGTGGGCGCGAAACCGCCTCCAGAACTTCTTCCAGTCTGCATCCGATGCATCTCTGGTTGGAAAGGCAACAACGAGAATGTGCTTGCCGATCTCGTCGGCGGCGAGTCCAAGCAGAATGTATGCGCTTGTGAATCGTTCTGCTGCGCGTAGTCGTTCTGCGTCTTCGAAAAGGGTCCGGGCGTTTGAAAGCGCCGCAAATCCGAGGTTGGCGAGTTGCGCGAACGATAGGCGGAGCACGTCGGCGATGATACCTGCTGACTAAAGGCAGCGGCACAGAGGCAGCGCCGCCGCCGTGAAGGCTTGCGCTTGCTGTGCGACGAGTCGCCGCACCTCGCATGACGCTTGAATCGCAGCTTGTTCGATCGTGGCTATCGCTGCGTCGAGCTCGTCGGCGGTTGACGCCGTCACCGAGATGAGCCCGGTAACGCGGAGCACCCCGTGACCAGCGGTGAGATCGGCTTCCTGTTGGAGCACGTCGCCGTACTCTGCCGTGGCGGAGGCATCCTCGATCTGGCCGATTCGGCGGCGTTGATGGGCGTCGCTGACGAGCTCGGTCTTCTTCTTTCGGAGGTCGCGCGCGGCCTTGTCCGCGCTGACGGGGAGATAGTGCAAGCTGAGCGTGCGGAGGATGCCGTTCGTGTAGACGAGCGGGGCGAGGAAGCCGGGATAGACCTGCGACCGGGGCCATTCACTGATCCAGAGGACGGCATGGAACGCCGTGTCGGTGCGGAGCCGGTCCCAGGACTCGATGACTGCGACGGGGCCGGCGGCGGCGAGATCGCGGCCAATCGTCGGATGCCGCTCGAGCTCGACCCCGACGACCGGGTCGTAGGCGGTTCGGAGCGTTGTGGCGAGGTCGTCAGCGGTGAGCCAGCCGCCGACCGCGAGATCTGCGGCGCGGAGCGCACTCGTGAGGGCTGCCATTTCCTGACGGAGCACTGCGGCGGCGCCGCGCATGCCGCCGCCGTTCGACCGCACCTGCCGGGCCGCAGCGGTCAGGTCGAGTGCGAGGCTTATCGTGGTCGCATGGCGCTCGCCGGCGGGTCCGGCGCGTTCAATGAGTTCGCGATAGGTCCCGGCGGCCCACGAATCGTCTTCGAGGCCGTGTTGCTCCCACCACTCGGCAAGCCCGGTGCCGGAGTCAGGCAGCGTGCGTTCGTTGACCTGAATGCGTGCGATTCGTCCAGAGCGGCATGCGCCGGCGAGCACGCGCCCCCACGCCTGGACTCGGCGGTGTTGTTCGCCTGGATCAATGAGCGCGAACGCTGGGTGGGAGATCGCAACGATCGCGGTCAGGGTCTGCTGATGAGGGTCGTGGATCATCACGGCGCCGGACTCTGGGTCGCGCCATTCGCGGAGGGGGGCTGCATCGCCGGGCAGCGCGAGGGTTCCGACGGGACGCGGTCGCATGATGCGGCGCCGGTAAGTGAGCTGGCCTCGCATGACGCGTAGCGTCCATTTGGTCGTGACGGGCACCCATTCGACGATCTTGCGTCCGCCGACAGGGACTGCTGCGGTCAGCGCGGCGGTGGCCCAGATCGGTGTGGTCCATGCGACTCCGTCGGCGCCCGCCGAGTACAGCGCGGTCGCGATCGTGAGCAGAGCTACTGTCAGCGCGACCAACTGTGGCGTTGACAGGCCGAGCAGGATGCCGCGTCGAGTCAGCCGCGAGAATTGCACGGTGGCGAGCCGGTAGTCATGTTGTGTTTCTAGCTTCACCGGTCAGCCATCCTTTCGTGGATTCGGTGGCACCGCGGGCGGCCCATTCGTCCGAGTCGCTGGAGGGGACACCGTCGGCGGTCGGACGGTGTCGCCTGCGGCGCCGAAATGCGAATCGGCCGATTGTGCGACAGCCTTTCCAACGCTCGGACCGGCCTTCGCGGCTGCGCCGACGACCTGCGCGCCGGCAACGGCGGCAATGCCCATCGGTCCCGCAGCCGCGCCCGCACCTGCAGCGCCGCGCCCAGCAGCGCCGGATGAACTGGCGGCGGTACCGCCCGACGTCCCCGCCTTCGATGCTGAGCCAGATCCTCCCGCCGAGCCCGTCGGGGTTCCCGCTCGGCCGCCGGCGTGGCCCGCGGTTGCGCCGGTCGGGGCCGGATTCCCGGCCGCGGCATCCTTGGTGCTTCCTCCGCCGTCGAGGATCTTCTTCGCACCGTCGACCCCGTGCCCACCGGGCACCGGCACTGGCCGGTTCAAAGCGGACTTCGCCTCCTGCTCGCTCGACATGGCGTGGTACATGTCGACACCGATGAAATTGAGGAACTTGTAGGTGATGTAGGGGGCGAATGCGGCGACGAACATCAGCACGATTCCCGCGATCGGGTCGCTGATCGAGGCGAGGTCGGCATCGATCGGTGCCGCAACCTGCGCGATCGCGACGAGGAAGATCACGACCAGGACGAGCTTGGACAAGATGAGCGCCGCGACGAACGCGATCCATTTGCCGAGCCATCCCTTCGTGACCTCCCAGGTCGCCCCGGCCAGAGCGATCGGGCCGAACACGAGCGCGACCAGCAGCAGCGCCTTGCGGATGAGCAGCGAGAACCACACGATCGCAGCGGCGCTGATCGCGAGGGCGGACAGGAAGATCGTGACGATCGCGCCGATGCCGGGGCCTGCGATGTTGACTGTCACGAGACCTCCGGCGAGGAGAGCGATGCGGTCGCCCATGCCTTCCATCGTGTTGCCCGTTGCCTGCACAATGCCGATCGAGAGTTGGTCGGTGATCTCTAGCAGCAAGGCAGTGAGGCTGACGATGACGAATGAGCCGAGGATCGACTTGGCGAGACCTACGCCGGCGCGGGGGATTGCAGTCGGGTCGCGGTGGATGAGTCCGGTGATGAGCTGGAGGAAGAAGAACAGCAGGGTGACGAACACGGCGACGCCGAAGAGGACGTTGAAGACGTCGAGGTAGCTCGGTTCGGTGACATCGACGAGTGTCGTGGTGTCGAACGCGGTCCAGACGGCTTCGAACATCCATGCCGCTGCTGAGCCCATCGCCGAGGCGAGCCAGTCGAAGGGGGCTGTGACGAGTGACGCGGTGCCCTCACCGACCGTCGTGCAGACCTCGGCGATGACTGGGATGTCGCAGACGCTCATCGTGCAGCCCTGAACGGGGTGGCGCTCTCAGACGGATTGGCCGACGTTCCAGAAGAAGTTGGTGAGCGTCACTGACGCGCCGCAGACGACGGCGGCACCGCATGCGATGAGGACGCCGGTCTTTCCCCTCGATGCGAGGTGGGGATTCGACGAGTTCGCGCCGAATCCCCAGACGATCGCGGCGATGATCAGCGCGAGCACGGCCAAGATGAGGCCGATAGTCATGACAGCACCGACGATGGTGCGCAGTTGGTCGATGCCGGGTAGGCCGGTCCCGTTGGGGTCGATGTCGATCATGTTCCACTCCTCAGCCGATCGAACGGTCGACTGGGAGGTGCGCGTGGTGGCCCCGTTCGCGCGAGCAAGGAGGGCTACGGATCAGCAGGCCGGTTCGCTTGCTCGGCCGCTCGACCGCGACCAAGTCGGCCCTATCGCGCAGGTTCGGACGTATGCCAGATGTCGTAGATACTGATGATGCGGTGGAGCCGGTCGAGGAGGAGCTGTGGCTGGATCACATCGACTGTGAACTCCATTCTCAGGTGAGTGCCGCGTGTCTCGAGGGCCGCTTTGGCGAGGAGGTGGCCGCGCTGGGCGAGCACCTGCAGGAGACGCTGAACACCAGTGAGATCTTGCGCGGTCAGTGCAATGTGCATCCGCGTCAGCCCAGCCGGGGCACCCAGGTTTGCCGACGCGCGCTCAGACGGAGAATCGAGGGACAGACCTGGTGCCCGCCGGAGGTCGGCCCGCTCTCCGATTGATCCTTCAGATGCTCGAGGATGCTCCCGAGTCCCCATCTCCTAAGCTCCTTGCCTTCCTTAGTGCGTGGTCGTCTATCCTCGTGCCCGGATGGCATCCGCGCACGTGAGAGTAATGCCGACGTGGGCGGCGACTGCTCGGTCGAGGCCGCAGAACTCGCCGCCTTCTGCAGCGAGAGACCAACGGCGGAGGGCGGCACGTGCTTGGCCGAGTACGTGGGATTCCGCCTTGGAGATGCGGTGAGGCGAGTGCGCGACGGCCGCCACAACGTGACCCGCCAAGCGGAGCCGTTCGAGGTCGCGGAGGCGTTTGACCGATGACACTTCGGCGAAGGTCATGCGGTGATCCTCATCGGTCATCGGGTGCCACGGATGCTCGAGGTTCTTGGTGCCAGCAGCGATGGCGGCCCACCGGGTGGAGTGCCGGTCGACTTCGTGGTCGAGTGTGCTGAGCCACCCGGCGTACTCCTCGCGCAGTTCGGTGCGTTCGAGCTCCATCTCGTCGTAGAGCCGGCCCGCGGTGATGTGCGTGAGCCGAGTATCGGTGACCTGCGGTGCGATCCACAGCGGGGGTTCGACGATCACGCCGAAGGTGCCGTACTTGCCCGCGTAGTCGGTGCTGCTGATCATGGCTCCACCGTCAAGCAGCGGCTCGGCGAGAAATATTCCGGGCGCGAGCGTATCGGCGGGGGCCTCGGCAAAGCCGCAGTCGACGGGGAGGCCGGTGAGTCGGCTTGTCTGCTCGAATCCGGCGGCGATGGGGACGTCATCATGCGTCGCATAGGCGTAGAGCCCGCCAGCCTCGTTGTTGTGCATCGACACGAGAAGCTCCGGGCGCACTTCGTCGATGAGCGCCATGACGGCGCGCGAGCCGGGGGTGGGCGCAAGCCCGGGTTCGTTCAGATCGGCGCGGTGGAATGTCCACTCGAAGTCGACGTCGATTGGTGGGCGGTAGATGCCGGCCGAGTAGGTCTCGCGTGTGAACGGGCCGTAGAACCATGACTCGTTCAGTGCGGTGCCGTCCGGATCGGCGCAGGGGAGGACGTGCCAGGTGAAGCCGAGCTGACCCCGCATTCGTGGGTTTCGGCAGAGTAGCTCCACCAACTGGAGGGCGCCGAGGCTGCCGGTCGGCTCGTTGGGGTGCGGCATGCCGATTACGACCGCTTGACGAGCACCCGTTCCGAGGCGCAATCGTCGCAGGGGGTTTCCGTCGGCGGTGAACCCGATGGTGTCCACTGCGATCACGCCTGGGAAGGCGCCCGCCAACTCGTCGATCCTTGCGAGGATCTGTCGGAACGTGGGAAATCTGGATTCCGGTGTGAGCGAGGCGAGCGCCTTCGTCAGGTCCATCGTGTGTGGTTCTCCGTTGCTTATCGGCCGCCGAGGAAGGCCAGCCAGGGGGTGTACAGGGCCGCGGGGAACGCTGCCGTCATACCGCCGAGGCGGTTGTTCAGGAAGACGCTCTGCAGCGGGTAGGAAACCGGGATCCAGACGAGATCCTCGGTGATCGTCGCTTGTGCTTTCACCGTCAGCTCGGCGCGGGCGTCGTCATCGGCGGTGCCACGTGCTTCCTCGAGTAGCGCGGCAACCTCGGGGTTGTCGTAGCTGTTGAAGTTCGAGGCGCCATCGGGAACTCCGAGCTGCATGTACAGCTCGGTTGGGTCCGGGATGTCGGAGAAGTAGTCGGAGATGAACGCGTCGACCTTGGCGCGGGCGTCCGGGTCTGAGAACAGTGCGTTCGACTCGGCACCGGGTAGGGCGCGCAATTCGATGTCGAACCCTGCATCCTTGGCGTTGCTCTGGATGCTCTCGCCGATGGTCACGTACTGGGGGAAGTCCGCCGGCACGGCCAGCACGATCTTGGGGTTCGGGTTGCCGGCTTCCTTCAGGAGCGCCTTGGCACCTTCGATGTCGCGGGCGGGGTCGCTGAACTCGTCGTAGGCGGTCTGGTAGATCTCCTTGCTGTATCCCCAGGCTCCCGGCGGGACGATGGTGCGCAGCGGCTCGCTGAGACCCGCCCAGACGGTGGTGAGCAGTCCCTGATAGTCGATGGACTTGGCGAGGGCCTGACGGATCTTCGGGTCGGCTAGTGGGCTTGCGCTGTCAGCGCTCAGATCAGTCGGGATGATCACGAACTGCCTGGTCGAGGGGCCGGCGTACATCTCCCCGTTCGGTGCGTTGAGCAGCTGCGGGAGGCTGGTGCTCGCGATGTCCATCGATCCGTCGATGTCGCCGTTGACGAGCGCGGAGGTGATCGTGGCGTCCTCGGTGAGGAATGTGAACTTCGCGGACTTGGTCCGGAGCGGCTGCTGACCGATCTTCCACCAGTTCGGGTTCGCCTCGAGGGTGATGCTGTCGCCGGGGGTCCAGTTCGCCAGCGTGTACGGGCCGGTGCACATCACGCCACCTGTCGGCGTGCCATACGTTTCGCCGGCCTCTTCTGCGAAGGCCTTCTGGATGACCTGGCCTACGGGGGTGACGAGCATTCGGTAGAAGACGGCGTCCGGCTGCGACATGTCGATCTTCACGGTCGATGCGTCGACGGCGGTCACCGATTCGACACGCTCGGCGAAGTAGCCCCAGTAGGAGCCGGCTTCGGGGTCACGGATGCGATTGAGGCTGTAGACCACATCGTCAGAAGTCATCGGCGTGCCGTCGGTGAAGGTGACGCCGTCGCGGAGGTGCACGACGTACTCGGTCGGGGAAGGCTGGTCGATCGAGCTCGCGAGACCGGGCTGGATGTCACCGGTGTCGGTCATCGTCAGCAGGCTTTCGCAGAGGTTCGCGCTCACCTGCAGATCTGAGCCGGAGAAGGCCTTGACCGGATCGAGTGTTGCGGGCTCGCCGCCGCTGAGGTTCCAGGTGACGAGGTCGACGTCCGTAGTCGCGGGCGGGGCAGCGGTCGGCAGGTCGAGTCCATCCGTCGTGCCGTTCGTCTCGTGCGGTTTGCCCGTGCAACCGGCGAGCATGATGCCGGCCGTGAGGAGGGCAGCGGCCGTGGCGGCGGACCGACGCCAGGTGATGTTCGTCATTGAGCACCCTTCGAAGTGGGGGATGGCCAGCTCCTCGTGGGTGGCCGAGTTGAACAATTGCACAAGTTGGAGTTGAGCACAAGCTCAACTTGTGCGAAGGTGACCGTCATGACTTCAACTGCAATGTCGCGGGGAGAGCTCAGACGTTCGAGCATCCTGGACGCCACCCTGCGCGTGATCGCGCTCGAAGGTGTACGCGCCGTCACCCACCGTCGGGTGGCGACTGAGGCCGGCGCGTCCGTCGGC
Coding sequences within it:
- a CDS encoding AbiV family abortive infection protein, which codes for MLRLSFAQLANLGFAALSNARTLFEDAERLRAAERFTSAYILLGLAADEIGKHILVVAFPTRDASDADWKKFWRRFRAHEEKLGNTLFIDWSLDPFDVDEPPSRKDFHLRRLDATYVDFRDGRVQAPHDFVGADAVDAAHGLVSRQLERCEQFTSRTTPAKLAATMERVHSERLQAASPVGSQHIPGLRNLSTLMLSEEELAAMVEEAAVMFGPSNRANLFKKP
- a CDS encoding M14 family zinc carboxypeptidase, producing the protein MDLTKALASLTPESRFPTFRQILARIDELAGAFPGVIAVDTIGFTADGNPLRRLRLGTGARQAVVIGMPHPNEPTGSLGALQLVELLCRNPRMRGQLGFTWHVLPCADPDGTALNESWFYGPFTRETYSAGIYRPPIDVDFEWTFHRADLNEPGLAPTPGSRAVMALIDEVRPELLVSMHNNEAGGLYAYATHDDVPIAAGFEQTSRLTGLPVDCGFAEAPADTLAPGIFLAEPLLDGGAMISSTDYAGKYGTFGVIVEPPLWIAPQVTDTRLTHITAGRLYDEMELERTELREEYAGWLSTLDHEVDRHSTRWAAIAAGTKNLEHPWHPMTDEDHRMTFAEVSSVKRLRDLERLRLAGHVVAAVAHSPHRISKAESHVLGQARAALRRWSLAAEGGEFCGLDRAVAAHVGITLTCADAIRARG
- a CDS encoding pentapeptide repeat-containing protein, whose product is MFEIVDSENYTMYRSERASTLREAVIDAVNDRRSLAGAALVNADLSGLDLSGVDLAGAMFWGSDLSRTALSRANLSGTFMTKLVLDNMTRDQIEQAEAALRTRLPSVLSPTDLSHARLDGANLNGAHIEGVNLSGATISGVDIRLGRPVANLYGIDFSGCDLSGMDFRGANMGEARFVGANLAGANLHDVFLAGANFSDAVLIDADLSYAYFARANELGEDLQPATFNGANLSGANLSGAKLAGATFRNANLAGANFSDADLAGADTHMTKGLPRLG
- a CDS encoding conjugal transfer protein TrbL, with amino-acid sequence MSVCDIPVIAEVCTTVGEGTASLVTAPFDWLASAMGSAAAWMFEAVWTAFDTTTLVDVTEPSYLDVFNVLFGVAVFVTLLFFFLQLITGLIHRDPTAIPRAGVGLAKSILGSFVIVSLTALLLEITDQLSIGIVQATGNTMEGMGDRIALLAGGLVTVNIAGPGIGAIVTIFLSALAISAAAIVWFSLLIRKALLLVALVFGPIALAGATWEVTKGWLGKWIAFVAALILSKLVLVVIFLVAIAQVAAPIDADLASISDPIAGIVLMFVAAFAPYITYKFLNFIGVDMYHAMSSEQEAKSALNRPVPVPGGHGVDGAKKILDGGGSTKDAAAGNPAPTGATAGHAGGRAGTPTGSAGGSGSASKAGTSGGTAASSSGAAGRGAAGAGAAAGPMGIAAVAGAQVVGAAAKAGPSVGKAVAQSADSHFGAAGDTVRPPTVSPPATRTNGPPAVPPNPRKDG
- a CDS encoding SCO6880 family protein codes for the protein MKLETQHDYRLATVQFSRLTRRGILLGLSTPQLVALTVALLTIATALYSAGADGVAWTTPIWATAALTAAVPVGGRKIVEWVPVTTKWTLRVMRGQLTYRRRIMRPRPVGTLALPGDAAPLREWRDPESGAVMIHDPHQQTLTAIVAISHPAFALIDPGEQHRRVQAWGRVLAGACRSGRIARIQVNERTLPDSGTGLAEWWEQHGLEDDSWAAGTYRELIERAGPAGERHATTISLALDLTAAARQVRSNGGGMRGAAAVLRQEMAALTSALRAADLAVGGWLTADDLATTLRTAYDPVVGVELERHPTIGRDLAAAGPVAVIESWDRLRTDTAFHAVLWISEWPRSQVYPGFLAPLVYTNGILRTLSLHYLPVSADKAARDLRKKKTELVSDAHQRRRIGQIEDASATAEYGDVLQQEADLTAGHGVLRVTGLISVTASTADELDAAIATIEQAAIQASCEVRRLVAQQAQAFTAAALPLCRCL
- a CDS encoding DUF6112 family protein, translating into MIDIDPNGTGLPGIDQLRTIVGAVMTIGLILAVLALIIAAIVWGFGANSSNPHLASRGKTGVLIACGAAVVCGASVTLTNFFWNVGQSV
- a CDS encoding ABC transporter substrate-binding protein; translated protein: MTNITWRRSAATAAALLTAGIMLAGCTGKPHETNGTTDGLDLPTAAPPATTDVDLVTWNLSGGEPATLDPVKAFSGSDLQVSANLCESLLTMTDTGDIQPGLASSIDQPSPTEYVVHLRDGVTFTDGTPMTSDDVVYSLNRIRDPEAGSYWGYFAERVESVTAVDASTVKIDMSQPDAVFYRMLVTPVGQVIQKAFAEEAGETYGTPTGGVMCTGPYTLANWTPGDSITLEANPNWWKIGQQPLRTKSAKFTFLTEDATITSALVNGDIDGSMDIASTSLPQLLNAPNGEMYAGPSTRQFVIIPTDLSADSASPLADPKIRQALAKSIDYQGLLTTVWAGLSEPLRTIVPPGAWGYSKEIYQTAYDEFSDPARDIEGAKALLKEAGNPNPKIVLAVPADFPQYVTIGESIQSNAKDAGFDIELRALPGAESNALFSDPDARAKVDAFISDYFSDIPDPTELYMQLGVPDGASNFNSYDNPEVAALLEEARGTADDDARAELTVKAQATITEDLVWIPVSYPLQSVFLNNRLGGMTAAFPAALYTPWLAFLGGR